The Paenibacillus uliginis N3/975 genome has a window encoding:
- a CDS encoding GatB/YqeY domain-containing protein — translation MNLSERLNEDMKQAMKSKDKFKLSNIRMVRSTIKNLEIDLKRSLDDNEVLDIISREIKQRKDALQDFEKAGRDDLVANAKAEIDFLSAYLPEQLSEEEIKVIVQQTIQETGASSKAEMGKVMSALMPKVKGRADGKLVNQVVQQFL, via the coding sequence ATGAATCTTAGCGAACGATTGAACGAAGATATGAAGCAAGCGATGAAGAGTAAGGACAAGTTCAAACTCTCCAATATTCGAATGGTTCGTTCGACGATTAAAAATCTTGAAATAGATTTGAAAAGAAGTTTGGATGACAACGAAGTGCTTGATATTATTAGTCGTGAGATCAAACAGCGCAAAGATGCCCTCCAAGATTTTGAAAAAGCAGGTCGTGACGATCTTGTCGCCAATGCGAAAGCAGAAATTGATTTTCTTAGCGCCTACCTCCCGGAACAGCTTTCTGAAGAAGAAATTAAAGTCATTGTACAGCAGACCATCCAGGAAACCGGTGCTTCTTCAAAAGCCGAGATGGGTAAAGTAATGAGCGCTCTCATGCCGAAAGTTAAAGGGCGTGCAGACGGAAAGCTTGTCAACCAAGTTGTTCAACAATTTCTGTAA
- a CDS encoding HD family phosphohydrolase, translating to MASKDPSTDKSISVKNYGWKYSVATRYILFLLLALLFYISLSVKLLPERYDIKVGTHSEKSIAAPVQIEDNKATLKAQEEAAERVQPIYTYIPLRNDVLVTQLFDRIDRLNQDEVSVQDKIEIYKREIPQRVDDFVSNFIASNRGTETYPPELLEEMKKVIDQQAYRIPQETFIKIPRLNPDDINQIKSVARDIVSRLMNEIVDAQTARAKVAELVSASSLNDRTSREVVQELARASITANKFYNEVATKEAKVAERENTPPVFIKQGDVLVEKGQLITPELYELLGKNGLLKDEVNYWPELGILLFSILLSLGILMFIRQSDMNMFKYNNSQVLMMVLIYVITLISMYLAGVLQSEARTYIGYLAPVAIGVILVTLLLDMHLAYFSAIIFSIMASVILNVDKGEVFDFHFGFFALVTSCVAIFSIHRASQRSTLLKGGIMVSLFGAMSVLIMMLIQDSSWTRVESLYALAFAIAGGILTAVLVIGLMPFFEVTFGILSPLKLVELSNPNHPLLRKLLTETPGTYHHSVMVGNLSEAAAEAIGADGLLCRVGSYYHDVGKTKRPIYFIENQNNMENPHDSIDPKLSKSIIVAHARDGVEMQKDYKLPKPIRDIAEQHHGTTFLHFFYHKALRQAEEQGIEPDFTEDDFRYPGPKAQSKEAAVVGIADSIEAAVRSLRKPTVDQVESMIEKIIKSRLDDHQFNECDLTMKELDIIAKTLKETVMGIFHSRIEYPEEIKKPKPDNPPKQQEPADSGDSDSKEDRRRSV from the coding sequence ATGGCCTCCAAAGATCCATCGACGGACAAGTCCATATCTGTTAAAAACTACGGTTGGAAATATAGCGTGGCGACACGCTATATTCTGTTTTTATTGCTTGCGCTACTCTTTTACATCAGTCTTTCGGTAAAGCTGCTCCCTGAGCGTTACGATATTAAGGTTGGTACGCACAGTGAGAAGAGTATTGCTGCCCCAGTCCAAATCGAGGACAACAAGGCGACTTTGAAAGCCCAGGAAGAGGCAGCCGAGCGGGTACAACCCATATATACATATATACCGCTGCGCAATGATGTGTTGGTTACCCAACTGTTTGATCGCATTGACCGTTTGAATCAGGATGAAGTCTCCGTGCAGGACAAGATTGAGATTTACAAGCGGGAAATTCCTCAGCGCGTTGATGATTTCGTGAGTAACTTTATTGCAAGCAACAGAGGCACCGAAACGTATCCACCCGAGTTGCTTGAAGAAATGAAGAAGGTTATTGATCAACAGGCTTATCGCATACCGCAAGAGACATTCATCAAAATTCCGAGGCTGAATCCTGATGATATAAACCAGATCAAATCGGTAGCGAGGGATATCGTATCACGTCTGATGAATGAGATTGTGGATGCACAGACAGCTAGAGCCAAGGTGGCTGAACTGGTCAGCGCAAGCTCGCTCAATGACCGAACTTCAAGAGAAGTTGTTCAGGAACTTGCACGTGCATCCATCACGGCCAACAAGTTTTATAACGAAGTAGCTACCAAGGAAGCAAAGGTTGCGGAACGAGAAAACACACCGCCTGTATTTATCAAGCAAGGCGATGTTCTTGTTGAGAAAGGCCAACTTATAACACCTGAGTTGTATGAACTACTAGGTAAAAACGGGCTGTTGAAGGATGAGGTTAACTATTGGCCTGAGCTTGGTATTCTGCTGTTCTCCATCCTGCTATCACTTGGAATCCTGATGTTTATCCGTCAGTCGGATATGAATATGTTCAAGTATAATAATTCCCAAGTTCTTATGATGGTGCTGATCTATGTCATTACGCTAATCTCCATGTATCTGGCTGGTGTTTTGCAGAGTGAAGCGCGTACGTATATCGGTTATTTAGCGCCGGTTGCGATCGGGGTTATACTGGTGACACTGCTTTTGGACATGCATTTAGCTTACTTTAGTGCGATCATATTCAGTATTATGGCGAGTGTCATACTGAATGTGGACAAAGGTGAAGTGTTCGATTTTCACTTCGGATTTTTTGCCCTAGTGACGTCCTGTGTGGCAATCTTTTCAATACACCGGGCCAGTCAGCGTTCCACCTTGCTTAAGGGAGGAATTATGGTCTCGCTGTTTGGGGCAATGTCGGTTCTGATCATGATGCTGATTCAGGATTCCTCTTGGACGAGAGTAGAATCTTTATATGCTTTAGCGTTTGCGATTGCCGGCGGCATTCTGACAGCCGTGCTCGTTATTGGTTTGATGCCGTTCTTCGAGGTTACCTTTGGTATTCTTTCGCCGCTCAAGCTTGTTGAGCTGTCGAACCCGAACCATCCGCTACTGCGAAAGTTGCTGACGGAAACGCCAGGAACCTATCACCACAGTGTAATGGTTGGTAATCTGTCAGAAGCAGCGGCTGAAGCGATTGGGGCTGACGGATTGTTATGCCGAGTGGGATCCTATTACCATGATGTCGGCAAAACCAAGCGACCTATTTACTTTATTGAGAACCAGAACAACATGGAAAATCCTCATGATTCCATTGATCCCAAGCTGAGCAAGTCAATTATTGTGGCTCATGCCCGGGATGGCGTGGAAATGCAAAAGGATTATAAGCTGCCTAAGCCAATCCGTGATATTGCAGAACAGCATCATGGAACAACGTTTTTACACTTTTTTTACCACAAGGCACTTCGGCAGGCTGAGGAACAGGGAATTGAACCGGATTTCACTGAGGATGATTTCCGCTATCCGGGACCGAAGGCACAGTCTAAAGAAGCGGCAGTTGTTGGAATTGCGGACAGTATAGAGGCCGCAGTTCGTTCTCTGCGGAAACCGACTGTGGACCAGGTGGAATCGATGATCGAGAAGATCATTAAAAGTCGTTTGGATGACCATCAATTTAATGAATGCGATCTGACAATGAAAGAACTCGATATTATTGCCAAAACGTTGAAGGAAACCGTCATGGGTATTTTCCACTCCCGGATTGAATATCCAGAGGAGATTAAGAAGCCGAAGCCGGACAATCCGCCAAAACAACAAGAACCGGCGGATTCCGGAGATTCGGACTCGAAAGAAGACAGAAGAAGGAGCGTTTGA
- the yqfD gene encoding sporulation protein YqfD gives MNIPTMIFLRGYLKLTVRGEHVEAFINALAEAGTPVWDVRPTGTHSAEFKLLLNDFKGLRPLLKRTGCRSRILERHGLPFRALRLLKRKVFVVGVVMFFAILMALSSMVWNVSVEGNETIASEDILEVAKQEGVYPYQWIFRLKSLDKLSTNLTTRLPGTSWVGVERNGTSIRIQVVEASVPKKPELLSPRHLVSTSDAVITYIYAEKGVPKVQINSRVKKGDILISGILGDTENAKSVVAKGEVKGLVWHEYEIEVPLVKKRKIYTGEASKKSYFVLGNRAVQLWGYGDVPFEKHETLTIYDPLTWRSRALPIGWMTEKVMEVSESSQTVTEEEAKKEGLEGAYRDILAKYGSETRLVSQKILHDKKENGKVYMKVLFEVEETIAKELPIVYNQGE, from the coding sequence GTGAACATACCGACAATGATATTTTTACGTGGTTATTTAAAGCTTACGGTGCGTGGGGAGCATGTAGAAGCATTTATTAATGCATTGGCGGAGGCGGGAACTCCGGTTTGGGATGTAAGACCAACAGGGACGCATTCCGCAGAATTCAAACTGCTGTTAAACGATTTCAAGGGGCTGCGCCCTTTGTTAAAGCGGACAGGCTGCAGATCCCGCATCCTTGAACGGCATGGCTTGCCGTTCCGTGCTTTACGCCTGCTGAAACGCAAAGTGTTTGTGGTTGGAGTGGTCATGTTTTTTGCGATCCTTATGGCTTTATCCTCTATGGTATGGAACGTGAGTGTCGAAGGGAATGAGACTATAGCTTCAGAGGATATATTGGAGGTAGCGAAACAGGAAGGGGTATACCCCTATCAATGGATTTTCAGACTGAAATCACTGGACAAGCTATCTACTAATCTGACGACCCGTTTACCTGGAACCTCGTGGGTTGGTGTGGAGAGAAATGGTACGAGCATCCGGATTCAGGTTGTCGAGGCATCGGTTCCCAAAAAGCCGGAGCTGTTAAGCCCGCGGCATCTTGTAAGCACTAGTGATGCTGTAATTACTTATATTTACGCAGAGAAGGGTGTCCCGAAAGTTCAGATCAATTCCCGGGTAAAAAAAGGAGATATACTGATTTCGGGTATTTTGGGAGATACGGAGAATGCCAAATCCGTTGTTGCCAAAGGGGAAGTAAAGGGACTGGTATGGCATGAATATGAGATCGAAGTGCCTCTTGTGAAAAAGCGGAAAATATATACTGGTGAAGCATCCAAAAAGTCTTACTTTGTCCTTGGTAATCGTGCTGTTCAGTTGTGGGGGTATGGGGATGTTCCGTTCGAGAAACATGAGACGCTGACAATATATGATCCACTGACATGGCGTTCGCGAGCACTTCCGATCGGCTGGATGACCGAAAAGGTGATGGAGGTAAGCGAGAGTAGCCAAACTGTGACAGAGGAAGAAGCCAAGAAAGAAGGATTAGAGGGCGCATATCGGGATATTTTGGCTAAATATGGTTCAGAAACCAGGCTGGTGAGCCAAAAAATTTTGCATGATAAGAAAGAGAATGGTAAAGTTTATATGAAAGTACTTTTTGAGGTGGAAGAGACCATCGCAAAAGAACTTCCCATAGTATACAATCAAGGAGAATGA
- a CDS encoding NfeD family protein — MMGKRDFWVRRIWAFAGVLTLILMSVGMYVTPVKSAAAANIGSVYVIPIEQKIERGLTSFMERGFKEAEEMEAGLIVLEINTPGGRVDQAEKIAKLIKSTQIPTVAYIRGDAASAGSFIALNADKIVMAKGSMIGAAEMVDGMGNRVEDAKIVAWWKSKMASAAGANGRETDIAEGMVDINMKVEMPEIGKTKNIGEIIALSADEALKVGYADKIAGSTNEVIEWMGYSTNDVFHMEQTFSEKLATFLTHPVVMTLLLFIGIAGVIIEVIVPGFGVPGILGTAAFVLYFFGNSVAGFAGSETWLLFIIGIGLLVMELFVPSFGILGIVGSGSLIFGVVRAAYSTSDVALSLGIAAACALVAIVVVALVFKERGIWKKFILSESLTKEQGYIPIEDRDVLIGLVGRSITPLRPSGTVELDGRRLDVVTEGSFIGSGRPVRVVKTDGTRIVVEEEIE; from the coding sequence ATGATGGGTAAAAGAGATTTCTGGGTACGGCGCATTTGGGCGTTTGCAGGAGTGCTAACACTTATACTGATGTCTGTGGGTATGTACGTCACTCCAGTAAAGTCAGCTGCGGCCGCTAACATTGGTTCGGTGTATGTCATCCCGATTGAGCAGAAGATCGAGCGTGGATTGACCAGCTTCATGGAACGCGGTTTCAAAGAAGCCGAAGAGATGGAAGCGGGATTAATCGTGCTTGAGATTAATACGCCAGGCGGTCGTGTGGATCAAGCCGAGAAAATTGCTAAACTGATAAAGAGCACCCAAATTCCTACAGTTGCTTATATTCGCGGGGATGCTGCTTCGGCCGGTAGTTTCATTGCACTGAACGCAGATAAGATTGTAATGGCAAAGGGAAGTATGATTGGTGCAGCGGAAATGGTAGACGGAATGGGTAATCGTGTTGAAGACGCCAAGATCGTAGCCTGGTGGAAGAGCAAGATGGCGAGTGCTGCCGGAGCTAATGGACGTGAAACCGATATCGCCGAGGGAATGGTTGATATTAATATGAAGGTGGAAATGCCGGAAATCGGCAAGACAAAAAATATTGGCGAGATTATTGCATTATCAGCAGACGAAGCGTTAAAGGTTGGGTACGCGGATAAGATTGCCGGAAGCACCAATGAGGTCATTGAATGGATGGGTTATTCTACAAACGATGTGTTTCATATGGAACAAACCTTCTCAGAGAAGTTAGCAACGTTTCTGACGCATCCCGTAGTGATGACACTCTTGCTCTTTATTGGTATTGCCGGGGTCATCATCGAAGTTATAGTGCCTGGCTTTGGAGTGCCTGGTATATTGGGTACGGCAGCATTTGTGCTTTATTTCTTCGGTAACTCTGTTGCCGGATTTGCTGGATCGGAAACCTGGCTGCTGTTTATTATCGGTATCGGCCTACTTGTGATGGAACTGTTTGTGCCAAGCTTCGGTATATTGGGAATTGTTGGTTCAGGTAGCCTGATCTTTGGTGTAGTACGCGCAGCATATAGTACATCAGATGTAGCGCTTTCTCTGGGAATAGCAGCTGCCTGTGCACTGGTAGCCATTGTAGTTGTGGCACTGGTGTTTAAAGAACGGGGAATATGGAAGAAATTCATATTAAGTGAAAGCCTCACGAAGGAGCAGGGGTACATTCCTATCGAGGATCGGGATGTGCTGATCGGGCTTGTCGGTAGAAGTATTACACCACTTCGACCATCCGGAACAGTTGAGCTTGACGGACGCCGCCTTGATGTGGTTACTGAAGGAAGTTTTATTGGTTCCGGGCGTCCTGTTCGTGTCGTGAAAACCGACGGAACCCGGATTGTGGTTGAAGAAGAAATAGAGTAA
- a CDS encoding diacylglycerol kinase family protein, whose product MKPHRPSLRSTFNCAVQGIIHAFKAERNMKIHTVAAVVVFTAAALLGLTPIRWLFLGLAVTLVITAELINTAVEAVVDLVSPDVHPLARIAKDTAAGAVLITALFAVVVGIMVFYEPVISWFGSIGSGFDHSSNG is encoded by the coding sequence GTGAAGCCACATAGGCCTTCCCTACGGTCTACCTTCAACTGTGCAGTACAAGGCATCATTCACGCCTTTAAAGCCGAGAGAAACATGAAGATTCATACAGTAGCTGCTGTTGTAGTATTTACAGCTGCGGCACTGCTGGGGCTGACACCAATACGTTGGTTGTTTTTGGGGCTTGCCGTAACCTTAGTTATTACGGCGGAATTGATAAATACAGCGGTGGAAGCTGTGGTTGACTTGGTATCTCCTGACGTTCATCCCTTGGCCCGTATTGCCAAGGATACAGCCGCGGGGGCGGTATTGATTACCGCTCTGTTTGCTGTAGTTGTTGGGATTATGGTGTTTTATGAGCCGGTCATATCCTGGTTTGGATCTATCGGCAGCGGCTTTGATCATTCCAGTAACGGGTAG
- the ybeY gene encoding rRNA maturation RNase YbeY has product MSLQLVWNNEQEDFVISDDLISLLERILQQAGTVEGVTEGEVDLTFVDDDQIHELNKEYRGIDRPTDVLSFAMNEETDEELQIIYELDDEDELGNVPDVLGDIIISVPRAKLQSEEYGHSLERELGFLFVHGFLHLLGYDHQDEASEAVMMGKQEAVLAEVGLTR; this is encoded by the coding sequence ATGAGTCTGCAGCTGGTATGGAACAATGAACAAGAGGATTTTGTCATTTCGGATGATCTGATCTCTCTTCTGGAACGGATTCTGCAGCAAGCTGGAACGGTCGAAGGGGTAACGGAAGGTGAGGTCGACCTCACCTTCGTTGACGACGATCAGATCCACGAACTAAATAAGGAATACCGTGGAATTGACCGTCCGACTGATGTTCTGTCTTTTGCTATGAATGAGGAGACGGACGAAGAGCTTCAAATCATTTACGAACTGGATGACGAAGACGAGCTCGGAAACGTGCCTGATGTACTGGGAGACATCATTATCTCTGTTCCGCGTGCTAAGCTGCAAAGTGAGGAATACGGCCATTCACTGGAACGGGAGCTAGGCTTTCTGTTTGTTCACGGCTTCTTGCATTTGTTAGGGTATGATCATCAGGATGAGGCAAGTGAAGCCGTTATGATGGGGAAACAAGAGGCGGTTCTAGCTGAAGTGGGGTTGACCCGTTAG
- the floA gene encoding flotillin-like protein FloA (flotillin-like protein involved in membrane lipid rafts) produces MDSSLIPILLIGVVAIIVLSVFFSFFPLMLWISAVASGVRVGIITLVAMRLRRVTPSRIVNPLIKATKAGLGLNINQLESHYLAGGNVDRVVNALIAAQRANIPLEFERAAAIDLAGRDVLQAVQMSVNPRVIETPTVAAVAKDGIEVKVKARVTVRANIDRLVGGAGEETIIARVGEGIVTTVGSSASHKDVLENPDLISRTVLSKGLDAGTAFEILSIDIADVDVGKNIGAYLQTEQAEADKRIAQAKAEERRAMAVAQEQEMKAKVVEMRARVVESESQVPLAMAEALKSGKLGVMDYMNLKNIEADTQMRGSLGKISENTDGPDTPKNNK; encoded by the coding sequence ATGGATAGTTCTTTAATTCCTATTTTACTGATCGGGGTCGTAGCGATCATCGTACTGAGCGTGTTCTTCAGCTTCTTCCCGCTGATGCTCTGGATCTCGGCTGTTGCTTCCGGTGTTCGTGTCGGAATTATTACGCTGGTAGCCATGCGGCTGCGTCGTGTAACCCCAAGTCGTATCGTGAATCCGCTCATCAAGGCGACAAAAGCCGGTTTGGGATTGAATATTAACCAGCTGGAAAGTCACTACTTGGCGGGAGGTAACGTGGACCGCGTTGTTAATGCGCTGATCGCAGCGCAGCGTGCAAACATTCCGCTTGAATTCGAACGTGCTGCTGCGATTGACCTCGCAGGACGTGACGTGCTTCAAGCCGTACAGATGAGTGTAAACCCTCGTGTTATCGAAACGCCTACCGTTGCGGCTGTTGCCAAAGACGGTATTGAAGTGAAAGTTAAAGCTCGGGTTACCGTTCGCGCGAATATCGATCGCCTCGTCGGTGGTGCGGGTGAAGAGACAATTATTGCCCGTGTTGGCGAAGGTATCGTTACTACGGTCGGTTCCTCAGCGTCTCATAAAGACGTATTAGAGAATCCAGATCTTATTTCTAGAACTGTTCTGTCCAAAGGGCTGGATGCCGGTACAGCATTCGAAATTCTGTCTATCGATATCGCGGACGTGGATGTAGGTAAGAACATCGGTGCATACTTGCAAACGGAGCAAGCTGAAGCTGATAAGCGGATCGCTCAAGCAAAAGCGGAAGAGCGTCGTGCAATGGCTGTTGCGCAAGAGCAGGAAATGAAAGCAAAAGTTGTGGAAATGAGAGCGCGCGTGGTTGAATCCGAATCCCAGGTACCTTTGGCTATGGCTGAAGCACTTAAAAGTGGCAAACTTGGTGTTATGGATTATATGAATCTTAAAAATATTGAAGCGGATACCCAAATGAGAGGTTCCCTTGGCAAGATCAGCGAGAATACGGACGGACCGGACACTCCTAAAAATAACAAGTAG
- a CDS encoding histidine triad nucleotide-binding protein — protein sequence MDNCLFCKIINGDIPSKKVLENDRVLVFHDIQPAAPVHVLIIPKKHIASMNDVQAADLELIGDIHKAAQEAAAELGIAESGYRLINNCGRDGEQTVHHLHYHLLGGARLGALTGISSSHA from the coding sequence ATGGATAACTGCCTGTTTTGCAAAATTATTAATGGAGATATCCCTTCCAAGAAGGTGTTGGAGAATGATCGGGTGCTCGTGTTTCATGATATTCAGCCGGCCGCTCCGGTTCACGTACTGATCATACCTAAAAAACACATCGCTTCAATGAACGATGTCCAAGCGGCAGATTTAGAGCTGATTGGCGACATTCACAAGGCGGCACAAGAGGCTGCTGCTGAACTGGGAATCGCGGAGAGCGGTTATCGCCTAATCAATAACTGTGGACGCGACGGCGAACAAACCGTCCATCATTTACATTATCATTTGCTCGGAGGAGCACGTCTTGGAGCCCTGACAGGGATCTCTTCTTCCCATGCTTAA
- a CDS encoding PhoH family protein: MSQQTTSIQIYLQSASEGLSLFGPQDSFLKIIESEIPARIASREAIINITGEQRNVESLQQLFDVLLQLVRNGYILTERDVLYAVDLAKDLRADQLLDLYKGEITTTFRGKPIRVKTIGQKHYVTSIKKKDVVFGIGPAGTGKTYLAVVLAVTALKEGTVKRIILTRPAVEAGESLGFLPGDLQEKVDPYLRPLYDALHDVMGPDQVVKALERGLIEIAPLAYMRGRTLDDSFIILDEAQNTTPEQMKMFLTRLGFGSKMVITGDVTQIDLPRGKKSGLVEAKTILNEIDDIGFVYFAEQDVVRHSLVQKIIVAYDKAAENQD; encoded by the coding sequence TTGTCACAGCAAACGACCAGCATTCAGATTTATTTGCAAAGCGCGTCTGAAGGACTTTCCTTGTTCGGACCGCAGGATTCTTTTTTAAAGATTATTGAATCGGAAATCCCGGCCAGAATAGCTTCAAGAGAAGCCATTATCAATATCACCGGTGAGCAGCGAAATGTGGAAAGTCTTCAGCAGCTGTTTGATGTATTGCTTCAGCTTGTTCGCAATGGCTATATCCTGACCGAGAGAGATGTCCTTTATGCGGTTGATTTGGCAAAGGATCTGCGTGCTGATCAGCTGTTGGATCTGTATAAAGGTGAGATCACGACGACGTTCCGGGGTAAACCGATTCGAGTGAAGACGATCGGACAGAAACATTACGTTACCAGTATTAAGAAAAAAGATGTCGTGTTTGGCATCGGACCGGCAGGTACAGGGAAAACCTACCTTGCTGTAGTATTGGCAGTAACTGCGCTTAAGGAAGGCACGGTGAAACGGATTATTCTTACTCGCCCGGCAGTCGAAGCTGGTGAAAGCCTTGGTTTTCTTCCAGGCGATCTTCAGGAAAAGGTCGATCCGTATCTAAGGCCCCTATATGATGCGCTGCACGATGTTATGGGACCAGATCAAGTAGTGAAAGCTCTTGAAAGAGGGCTGATTGAGATTGCGCCGCTTGCTTATATGCGGGGACGAACACTGGACGATTCATTTATTATTTTGGATGAAGCCCAGAATACGACGCCTGAACAGATGAAAATGTTTTTGACACGGCTCGGTTTTGGATCAAAGATGGTCATAACGGGAGACGTAACCCAGATTGACCTGCCGCGGGGTAAAAAATCAGGTTTGGTGGAAGCGAAAACCATCCTAAACGAGATTGATGATATCGGATTCGTCTACTTTGCGGAACAGGACGTTGTACGGCACTCTTTAGTACAAAAAATCATCGTCGCATATGACAAAGCTGCAGAAAACCAAGATTAA
- the yqfC gene encoding sporulation protein YqfC, translated as MSRISRKLQKWTQEMLDLPQDLLFDLPRLTLIGNKELHIENHRGVRHFSADKLILSLTQGTMEITGSGLSIRAIQSSEVTVEGTINNIQYIGTGERP; from the coding sequence ATGTCCCGCATCAGCCGCAAGCTGCAGAAATGGACTCAGGAAATGCTCGACTTGCCGCAGGATCTACTGTTCGACTTGCCGCGGTTGACCCTGATCGGCAATAAAGAGCTGCATATCGAAAATCACCGCGGTGTCCGCCATTTTTCCGCGGATAAGCTTATACTGTCTCTTACCCAGGGCACTATGGAAATAACGGGATCTGGTCTCTCCATCCGAGCAATTCAGAGTAGTGAAGTAACGGTTGAAGGCACGATTAATAATATCCAATACATAGGAACGGGGGAGAGACCGTGA
- the rpsU gene encoding 30S ribosomal protein S21, which produces MSETKVRKNETIDAALRRFKRSIAKDGVLAEVKKRKHYEKPSVKRKKKSEAARKRKF; this is translated from the coding sequence GTGTCTGAAACGAAAGTTCGCAAAAACGAGACAATTGATGCTGCACTTCGTCGCTTCAAACGTTCCATTGCTAAAGATGGCGTCTTGGCTGAAGTGAAGAAACGCAAGCATTATGAAAAGCCAAGCGTAAAGCGCAAGAAAAAGTCCGAGGCTGCTCGTAAGAGAAAGTTTTAG